One window from the genome of Persephonella sp. encodes:
- a CDS encoding Crp/Fnr family transcriptional regulator: MLNKIFRSATSEQLKILEKISQIEERRKGDILFLEGDSPDFVYYLINGVVKVYKTTANNGKEVTLNYILPKAFIGEFAVFKRMVFPFSAEMETDGEIIKFRSDEFLNLIKKSSDLSFEIIQYMADKIKKNYEYCENLVEKNVRKKIAKFLKEHEDLFFKLNKNKIASILNVTPETFSRTLKELKKEGLIIERTVVKINKEKLQDILIE, from the coding sequence ATGCTAAACAAAATATTCAGATCAGCCACATCAGAACAATTAAAAATTCTTGAAAAAATATCCCAGATAGAAGAGAGAAGAAAAGGAGATATTCTTTTTTTAGAGGGAGACAGTCCAGATTTTGTTTACTACCTGATTAATGGTGTCGTGAAAGTTTATAAAACAACAGCTAACAATGGAAAAGAGGTTACGCTGAATTATATCCTTCCAAAAGCTTTTATTGGGGAGTTTGCAGTTTTTAAAAGAATGGTGTTTCCTTTTTCTGCTGAGATGGAAACAGATGGGGAGATCATTAAATTCAGATCAGATGAGTTTTTAAATCTGATCAAAAAAAGCTCAGATCTTTCGTTTGAGATAATTCAGTATATGGCAGACAAAATAAAGAAAAATTATGAATATTGTGAAAACCTTGTTGAAAAAAATGTAAGGAAAAAGATAGCAAAATTTTTAAAGGAGCATGAAGATCTTTTTTTTAAGCTGAACAAAAATAAGATAGCCTCAATTCTAAATGTTACCCCTGAAACATTTTCAAGAACCCTGAAAGAATTAAAGAAAGAAGGTCTGATAATAGAAAGAACTGTTGTTAAAATAAATAAAGAAAAACTTCAGGATATACTGATTGAGTGA
- a CDS encoding NUDIX hydrolase, whose translation MEIKTPYLAVDGIIQLFDKNNNFKGIVLIERKNPPLGLAIPGGFVDVGETVEQAVIREMKEETGLDVEIIRLLGVYSDPKRDPRFHTVSATYVCKAHGEPRARSDAKEVHIFKLEEIPFEKLVFDHGRILKDYLLR comes from the coding sequence ATGGAAATAAAAACTCCTTATCTTGCTGTTGATGGGATTATTCAGCTTTTTGATAAAAACAACAATTTTAAAGGTATCGTTCTGATTGAAAGAAAAAATCCTCCTCTGGGTCTTGCTATTCCTGGGGGATTTGTTGATGTTGGTGAGACTGTTGAGCAGGCGGTTATCAGGGAAATGAAAGAGGAAACAGGCTTAGATGTAGAAATAATCAGACTTTTAGGTGTATATTCAGATCCCAAAAGAGATCCAAGATTTCATACAGTTTCCGCAACGTATGTTTGCAAAGCTCATGGGGAACCCCGGGCAAGAAGCGATGCGAAGGAAGTTCATATTTTTAAACTTGAGGAAATACCTTTTGAAAAACTTGTTTTTGATCACGGTAGGATACTAAAAGATTATCTACTCAGGTAG